Proteins encoded in a region of the Zea mays cultivar B73 chromosome 2, Zm-B73-REFERENCE-NAM-5.0, whole genome shotgun sequence genome:
- the LOC103648096 gene encoding uncharacterized protein has translation MSIDEYYSTFDRLMSALTSMVPACTADPCPAHKFIEKFFTYRFVMGVRAEFDSLRAHLLQGSDTLTMAKALSDLLAEETRLNSLFSTGGNPHSVLAAAQKPKNIFKPCDHCGKTNHRSELCFVKFPDKLTDFRARRAARGRGPGPSNRGSVAVAATSSACTSESAWVLDSGASFHVTSDQSKLASTTPVTDGASVQTTDGPSHRGSDWDWPLP, from the exons ATGAGTATTGATGAGTACTACTCAACCTTTGATCGCCTGATGAGTGCTTTGACATCAATGGTGCCTGCTTGTACCGCTGATCCGTGTCCGGCTCATAAGTTTATTGAGAAGTTCTTCACTTACAGATTTGTTATGGGCGTTCGGGCCGAGTTTGATTCTCTTCGTGCTCATTTACTTCAGGGTTCTGACACTCTCACAATGGCTAAGGCGTTGTCTGATTTACTTGCTGAAGAGACTCGTCTTAATTCTCTGTTCTCTACTGGTGGTAATCCTCACAGTGTGTTGGCTGCTGCCCAGAAACCTAAGAATATTTTTAAGCCTTGTGATCATTGTGGCAAGACCAATCATCGATCTGAGCTTTGCTTTGTCAAGTTCCCTGATAAGTTGACTGATTTCCGTGCACGACGTGCTGCTCGTGGTCGTGGTCCAGGACCATCTAATAGAGGCTCAGTTGCTGTTGCTGCCACTTCGTCCGCCTGTACTTCAGAGTCGGCCTGGGTACTTGATTCAGGAGCTTCCTTTCATGTCACATCTGATCAGTCAAAGTTGGCTTCTACTACACCTGTAACAGATGGTGCTTCAGTGCAGACAACTGATG GACCTTCGCACAGGGGAAGTGATTGGGACTGGCCGTTGCCGTAG